The genomic segment ATCCTTTGGTTGGTATGTCGTAACAGTAGTTCGCAGGCTGTTCCCGTTACCGTGCCGTTTTCTCGGGCGGCAAGCGGTTGCAGGTTTGCCGCTCTAAAGAGCATTGTTTCCAGCGGAGAATTGTAGGAAAGCGGGACGCAAGGATGCGTTTTTAGTATTGATGCGGGAATGGCTGCTTCGAGCGGAAAGGCAACAGGAACATCGGCAGGCAGCCGGTCAAAATGAGGCAATGCCCAGTAACCGGCGTCGGTACTGACGCACAGGTCTATCGGAATATGCCGTGCTGTCAGGGCAGCGCAACCCGATGATACTGCAAGGATAGAGTAGGGTGCTGCCTGCGTTGCGGTGAGCTGTTCTAAGCTCGGCCCTGCGCCGGCTAAGATAAAATCCCGTGTTCCGAAGTGCAGTGTTGCAGGGTGTTTAAGACCGATAAAATTATCGACTGTGTTTTTAAGCCATTTATTCCCAAAGAATGAGCGGGTATGCATAATGCTTGTTAGCATTTCGATTGCATACCGGATATTTTTCCAGACTGTATCCGCCGCATCGGGAAAAGCTTTGTCGGCAGCTTTCCAGCTTAAAAAACGGGTTGCTCCCAGTTTTTCATCAGGTATATGAGACAGCAGAAAAAATGGCAAGCTGCCGTTTCCCGGTCTCCAGACGGCATCCCAAAGGTTATCGGAATCGGAAAAAGCTGTTTCGTTATACCTTACTGCGATACACTTTGTATATGGAAATTTTGCTTTCAGTACCGATGCAAGGTAGGATTCTCCCGGCTCCGTTATGATAATAATAGAAGGGATGCCTTCAATAGTGGAAGCAAACTGTTCAGCTTCTTTGTGAGGGTTGTATTTTGAATGGAGACGGAAGGAAAGCATTGATGTAATCTGCCGCTATGCGGAGATTGCATAGCGGCAATAAGAAGATTGTACTATCAGGAAATGCCTAATTCTTCAAAAAGATGTTTATAAGTTTCAAAATATTCAGACTTCGCAAACTCTTCAATCTTCTTTTCGGGTAGGGCTTCCAACAGTTGATCCATATAGGAAAGAACTGATTTAATCTCATTTTTCAGTTCCAATGGAATAGAAATGGTTTCCCGTTTTTTACTCGCAGCTTGCAGCAATGTTTCTTGCTTCGGTTCTTCTTCTTCAAGAGCCTCTTCGTTTTCTTTTTCCGAGTCAAATTCGGGAATTGCATCTTCATCGATTGCATCCAATTCTTCAATTGAATCTTCTGTATCTTCAGATTTTACTTCTTCGACTTCCGATTCACTTGCAGGCACTTCGGCGATAAAAGGTTCTTCGATAATTTCTTCTTTTATTTCCGCTTTGGTAGCAGTTGATTCGTCTGCAAACGGGTTCTGGAAATCTTCATCATTTTGAAGTTCGTGAATCGTACGATCTTCTGTCGTTTCTCCAGCAGTCATTTCGGCGTCAACCGATTCCATGTCCGAAGAGGGAACTTCAATCTCTTGTTCCGAGGGAATATCGAAAGATTCTATATTTATATCTTCAAAGTCGGTCTCGTCATCCACAGATTCAGCTTCTTCAATATCTTCAAGTTCGGCTACTTCTTGCTGATCTTTCGTATCTCCGTCAATAAGCCCCATATCTTCATCCGTAACTTCCGATTGATCATCAAGATAACTGAGATCTTCGGGTAGAGAGGTAATAGGCGCCGCTTCTACATTAAAGACGGGATCGGATGCAAGAAGTTTTTCTCCTTCCGTTTCAGATTCGAGACCGTTATCCGTATCAGTCGATGAAATTTCCGCAATACTGTCCTCAAAGGAGTGGTCGACAGGGGGCGTTTCTTGTATTTCAGGATCAATATCTTTTGTAAGTACAGACGGTACTTCATAGGTTTCGGTTGTTTCCGTGGAAGATTCCTCATCGGCAGACGCTCGTTCCTCGTCATCGGTGTTTCGCTCTTCAGTGAAATCCGCCGTAATAAGGATATTATTTAACTCATCACCGGTGAGGGCAATCGTTTCGTCCGTATCATCATCGCTGAAAAAGCCCGAACTTTCCGTATCGGCAGCTTTGTTTTCCGTATGTGCGGCAGCGTCTTTTACGGGCACTTCGGAAATCATTTTTGATTGAGCCGTCATACCTGCTTTTAAGCTATTCAGCTCTGCTTTAAGATCGCTGATTTCGTGAGCAATTTGCATCAGCAATTCAGTTGCTTTATCTTGTTCAGCGGCAGTGCGTTGAGAAGTTACGGCTGTTGTGTCCATGGTTTCTTTTGAATCCTTTTCCGGATTGAGTTCTGCTGTTGTGTTTTCGTGTTCGGCAACGTGTTGTGTTGAAAGTAAATCTTGTTTAACAGCTTCAATATCGTCAAAGAAAGCCGGTTCTTCCGTATCGGGAGATTTTTCGTCTGTCTCTGTGCCAAAAATCGAAATATCGGCATTATCTTCTACAACCTGTGAGGACAGTTCCGAAAGCGGCTGCTCTTTGGTCGCTTCATCATCGGCAGTAACGTCAATATCGAATACGGCATCTTCTTTTTGTTGGCTGTGTTCGGATTTTTGCTCTTCGGTCGTACCATCTGTAAGAATATCATCAAAATCTTCAACTGTTTCAAAACCATCGTCTGATTCGGAGCTTGCAGCCGGAGCCGCGTCTTCAAAATCTTCAAGAGAAATTTCACTGAAGTTTTCGAGCCCAGCAGGAGGTTCATTGTTGTTCGAATGTTTTTCCGTGTTGTCTGTAATTTCAGTAAAGTCAAGGTCTATCGGTTCTTCTTCAACAAATGATTCGGTGGTTTCTTGGGATTCTGTTTCTGTAGAAGAGTCATCCGACAAAAAGTCATCCAAATCCAACGACTCAAAACTACTTTCGTCAAGCGCAACATCGGCAGTATCACTGTCGGTATATGAAGGAGCAGGCGTTTCCAGAGATATTTCAGTCGAAGTATTTGTATCGTTTAATTCATCAAGTTCGGGTATTTCAGTATCGGCATCCAAGTCCGAAAAAGAGAAATCATCATCAAAATTTATACTATCTTGATCCGCTTCTATGCTTGAATCGCTTGTAAGTTGAGAAGCGTCCGAATCGAACGGTTCATTAATATCTTTCTTTTTTTTAAGCCATACACCATACATATCTAATTTTTCTGTGCTTTTACTGTCTATAGAAAAATTAGGATCATATAAATCGTCGGTTTTGTTAAAATTATCCATAAAAATTTCTCCACGAAGGGCGGTGTTATTATATCATGTATCGGCATACCATGTATATAGCATAAGCGGAAGTCTTACAGGGAGCCTCGAAAAGCGACTAAACTTTTAGAGATACCGACCTGTCGGCTACAATATTAATCTTCACTTTTCTATTATAACGTATTCTAAATAAAATTCAAGAAAATATTTATTTTGCCGTTATTAGAATCGATTATGAAATTTTATTTGAAAATTATTACGCCAATCTTCGTATTTGCGTTTGTTTATAGTTTTTTGAGTATGTGCTTTGGGTCGCGCGGTTTTTTTGCGTGTCAGCAGTTAAGACGGCAGCGTGAGGCTCTTGTACAGCATGTGCAGCTTTTGTCTGATATCGGGGAAGATTTGAGTATTCGTATTGCGAATTTGTCCTCAGATCCTCAGACCATTGCTGTGTATGCCCATGAATTAGGCTATGTCCAAAAAAATGAACGGCTTATCAAGCTGATGAATTTTTCCGGTACAGTGGAACGCACTGAAGATGCCGGTGTCGTATACCTGATTGAAGCGCCCCGCTATTTGCCGGACGCTGTCTGCAAAACGATTGCCGTTTCTATAAGTATTATCGTTATTATGTGTGAGATGATTGTGAGCAGAAAAAATGCGTATTCAAAAAAAAGCTCCTAATTCAGTTTCTGTTGCAGCTGCAGAGCTTAAACAGGGTAATGTTATTGTTATTCCGACGGATACGATTTATGGTTTTTCCGGCTTAATCGGCAAGACTGCCGAAGTAATTGCTCGCATTAAAGGAAGGGAAGAAGATAAGCCGTTTATCGCCCTTATCGCCGAGCCTTCGGATATTTATCGCTACACCGATTTAAAAATTCCGGAGCATATTTTGAACTTGTGGCCTGCGCCGTTAACGCTGATCGTGCCGTTGAAAGGGCAGGGGACGCAGGCATTTCGCTGTCCCGCAGATGAGTGGCTGCGAAATGTCGTTGCTGCAGCGGGGGATGCAGTGTATTCGACGAGCGTTAACCGTTCGGGAACCCCGCCCCTCACCGATATAGAAGTCATTTGTCGCGAATTTGAACATTCCGTTTCGTTAATTGTCGATGACGGTAATCTTGAGGGGCTGCCTTCTACTCTCGTGGATTTAAGTTCCGGCACTCCCCGCATACTTCGCCAAGGCGCTGTTGTTATTGATTAATAAGGATAATCGCGTCAAACTGTTTTGCTGTATTTCCCGCAGAATAAATAGGCTATACCTAGCCGTGCGGATGGGCTTTGTGGTACAGCTCTTGGAGTTGGACTGCCGTGATGTGCGTGTACCGTTGAGTGGTTGCGATATTGCTGTGCCCCAACAGTTCCTGTACGACCCGTATATCCGCTCCGCGCGTGATGAACATCGAGGCAAAGCTGTGCCGGAAGGCGTGCGGCGTCAGTTTTTTATAGTTCGGGAGGAGGGCGGTGTACCGGTTGATGATATATCGGATGCCCTGCGTTGTAAGCGCGCCGCCGCGGCAGTTTAAAAAAAGCGCGTCTTCCGCAACCGCAGTTTTTAAGCCGTCTTGTTCTTTTAGGTAAGCAATCAATTCCGCACGCTCGGTCAAATACTGCTGCACCGCTTCCCGTGCAAAGTCCGCAAAGAACACCTTGCGTTCTTTGCTTCCTTTTCCTTGTACGATTGCCCAGCTGCAATCTCCTTTTAAATCCGTTATTTTGAGCCCTTGCAGCTCCGCCGCGCGGCAACCGGTAGAGTAGAGCGACGAAAAGATCGCTGCATCGCGGGCGTACCATAAAATGCCCGCTTCTTTGGGAAATTCACAGAAGCGTTCCGCTTCATCAGGAAAGAGGAAGCGGGGCAGCTTATCCGGCTGTTTGAGGTTGCGGACAACTGCGGCGGGGTTTATTGTGCAGAGCCCTTTCTGCAGGGCATAGCGGTACAATCCTCGTACACAGGAGAGGGTACGGTTGATGCTTGCCGGTGCAAAATGCCGGTTGCCGAGGTCTGCGACGAAGGTTCGTACCTGCGTTTTCGTAACCTCGGTAAAGGACAGCTCATTGTCCGCAAGCCAATCGGAAAAAAGCTTGAGGTCGTTTCGGTACGCTTCAATGGTTTTTTCGGAAAAATGCCGCACGCCTGCGCTGTAGGCGAGGTAGTCTTCAAAGACCGTATCCATCGGCTAGTCGATATCCTGATCTTCTACGCCTTCGACGACGCTATGCAGGTAATCGCAATCGGGGTTTACACAGGCTTTGTAGCTTCCGTTCTTTTTATCGTATTTTTCAACCATAAACCAGCCGCATTTGGGGCACGCTGCGTTGATAGGCTTAAAATGAGAGATAAAATTGCACTTTGGAAAGTTGGTGCAGCCGAAGAATTCTTTGCCTCGCCCTTTCGCCCGCCGGGATACAATGTCCCCACCGCATCCGGGACGCGGACATTTTGCCAATGGGATAGATTTGGTATTACGACATTCCGGGAAACCCTCGCACGCCAAGAAAAAACCGAAACGGCCGAGCTTTTTCATCATTCTTTTGCCGCATTTTTCGCACGTGAAGTTTGTCGGCTCATCGAGGCTTCCTTTCAAACTGCCTAAATGCGCCATCACCGAATCCACCTGTGTGATGAATGGGGTGTAAAAGGAGCCGATAATTTTTGACCAGTCGGCATTGTGTTCTTCTATTTCGTCCAGTTTTTGTTCCATACCGGCGGTAAAATTGACGTCGATCACATCGTTGAAGTTTGCGACTAGCAGATCATTGATTATTCTGCCGAGCTGGGTAGGAACGAGTTGCTTATTGGAGCGGTTGACGTAGTAGCGGTCGAGCAGTACCGAAATAATCGGCGCATACGTGGATGGGCGTCCGATGCCTTTTTGTTCCAACATCTTAACGATACTTGCATCGGTATAGCGGGCAGGTCCCTGCGTAAAGTGCTGTTCGGGTGTCAAACTGTCTACCGTCAGAATATCGCCGGTTTTTAACGCCGGTAACGTTTTACCTTTTTCTTCTTTTGAAAGGAGCAGATTGAGCACTGCATAGAATCCTTTGTCCGTTACCTTGGTAGAAGCCGTTCTAAAGACTGCATCTCCTGCGGAAATCTCATAGCTGAGCGTTTCAGTCTTTGCGCCGGTCATCTGGCTCGCGGTAAAGCGTTCCCAGATAAGGGTATAGAGGCGCAGCTGGTCGCGGTTGAGGTAGTCTTTCAGATAATCGGGTGTATAGTTACAGTACGTGGGGCGGATACCTTCGTGGGCATCTTGAGCTTTTGCTCCGACGCTGTAGAAATTGGGTTTTTCCGGTAAGAAAGCAGGATATTGCTCGCCGATCCACTTACGCACTTCCGCAAGGGCAACATCGGAGATTCGCACAGAGTCGGTACGCATATAGGTGATTAAACCGACGCGGCTTGAGCCGACGGCGATACCTTCGTACAACTGTTGAGCAATCTGCATCGTTTTACGGGAAGTAAAGCCGAGCCTGTTTGCTGCCGTTTGCTGCATCGTGGAGGTTGTAAACGGAGGCTTCGGATGGATGGTCTTTTGCGTGCTTTTGACATCGGTAATCGTTGCTTCTTTTCCGTGCAACACATCGATAATCGCCTGAACCTCCCGTTCGTTTTTAAGCGTCGGTTTTTCTCCTTTATATAAAGCGAGTTGGGCGTTAAAGGCGGTTTTTCCTTTTTTAAAGGCGCCTTCAAGTGTCCAAAATTCTTCGGGGATAAAACTTTCTACCTCCGCTTCCCGTTCGCAGATAAGGCGCAGCGCAACCGATTGTACGCGCCCCGCGGAAAGTCCGTTCTTTACTTTTTGCCAGAGTAGCGGAGAAAGGTTATAGCCGACAAGTCGATCGAGTACACGGCGGGCTTTTTGCGCATTGACCTTTGCCTCATCGATATTCATAGGATTCTGCACGGCTGTTTTAATTGCCTGCGGCGTGATCTCGTTAAAGACGATACGGTTTATCGGTACATCTTCGCATTTTTCCCGTATTGCATTGCATAGATGATAGGCGATAGCTTCCCCTTCGCGGTCATTATCACTTGCGAGGAAGACATTCTTAGCATTTTTTGCGTCTTGCTGCAGCTCTTTTAAAAGTTTAGCTCTGCCGCGTACGGTTATATATTCGGGTTGAAATCCATGTTCGATATCAATTGCGATACGCGACTTCGGTAGATCGATCAGATGTCCCATCGAAGCTTTAACCGTATAGCCGCTGCCTAAATACTTTTCGATCGTTTTTGCTTTTGCCGGAGACTCTACGATAATTAAGTTTGTTTTTTTTGTTTTTGTTGCGTTTTTTTTCGCCATTTATGGTGCTCCTTTCTCAAACAAAGGTAGTTGTATCTGTTGTTCTCTCTGTAAATACTGCAAAGTCGGATGCGCCCATTCACGTAAAAGGTCGCTGGCGTGTTCCACCGGAATTGCACCGTCTTCAGCCAGCTTTTTGCAGCCGGCATTTTGCACGGAATCCTGCAGTCCGCCGTATACGCATACATCGCGTCCTTGCTCAAGGGCAAAATCCGCAGTAATGAGCGCTCCCGATTTTACCGGCGCTTCGACGACAACGGTTGCGCGGGCTAATCCCGAAATGATCCGGTTTCGCTGGGGAAAGCGATAGGCGAGCGGCGGTTCTCCGGGTGCATATTCGCTGAGGATGCAGCCACCGGTTTCTAGTATCCGACCTGCGAGCCGTGCGTTGCTCTGCGGGTATAACCGGTCAAGCCCGCAGGCGAGCACAGCAGTTGTCAGACCTCCGCCCTCCAAAGCTCCTCGGTGCGCGAAGGTGTCGATGCCGCGTGCCAGTCCCGAAATAACGGGGATACCGGCGTGTCCGCATTCGGTACCTAGCTGCAGCGCAGCCTTAATACCGTTCCCTGTCGGTCGGCGTGTGCCGACAATCGCTGCTGCGGGCGTATCTGTCTTCGGTAAAACGCCGCGGTAGTACAGTAAAAAAGGCGCATCGGGAATTTCCCGCAGCAGGGGAGGAAAGTCGGAATCATCGTAGAACGTTATGTTGATTCGGCAATACTTCATCAGCGATTCAGCTTTTTCCACTGCTTGCGGCAGTTGTTCGGGCTTATAACTGCGTGTGCGGAGTGTCCGCTGTATCAGCCTGCTCAGCGTATCTATTGAACTTACTGTAAGTGCTTGCAAAGTGTCAAGCGTGCGGGCAAGTAAAAGGCGCTCGCTGCCCTTTAGAAAAGAGCAATAAGAGAGCGCAATGTAGAGTTTCCGCCGTTCGGAATCGGTTTTTGTATTCATTATTATAGTTTTTGTAGAATTCTATTGCCGATCAGTTGCTGACCGTTAGCGCCGTGCATTTTCTACGAAAGCTTTGTTGCGTTCGGCATCGGCGCGCTGTTCGGCGCTTCCGCTTGTTTTGATAATACGGTCGTAGGCGGCAATTGCTTTTTCGTATTGACCGGTCATGTAATAAGCGCGCCCGAGTATGAATAAGGAGTCAAGCGGTTTTTTTTCGCGGGCGGCAACCGGTTCCATAATCGTAATGGCATCCTCCGGTCGGTTCAATTCAAATACATAGAGAACGGACAGTGCATACACTGCCCGCGTATAGGTGGGGTCAAGTTCTACCGCGCGCTTATAGGCGGAAACCGACAGGTCGAAATATGCTTGCCGTTCGCCGAGGCTCATATTGGGGTAATCGAGGGTGCTTTTTGCGATAATAGCAGCGCATACGCCAATTTGATAAAACACATGCTGATTTTCCGGAAAGTATTCCAATGCGTTGCGGAAGGAATCGATTGCTTTTTTATACATCTTTTTGTCCATATACCGGCGACCGAGGATTTTATACCAGATGCCAACCCGCTGCTCCATAGTCAAGATATCATTAACCTTTCCTTGATATTTTTTTATGGCCGATTCCAACTCTTCTATGGAAGACGGATTTTTAACGCCCATCTCCATATCCTGCATCCGTCGAATAAAGGCATTATCCTTACAGGCAACACAGAGGAAAAGAACGGAACACAATAGCCCAATATACGGAACTTTTTTTGATTTCATGTAAACCTTCCTTAAAATTGAACAACTGAACAAAGTGTAAACTTTGGAAGTTGTTCAATTAGTGCGCGGAACGCGCGCATATAATCTACGATGTTTGCCGGACGGCAAACTCGAAATTACATTAAGGCACACCATCAGTGTGGCTTAATGTAATAGCTCCTTAAAATTGAACGACTGAACAAAGTGTCCATCAGTTGATGAAGTATTCTTATATATCTTTGTTTGATTGTCAATATTACGGCGTGGGCAATCTCGTCAGACTCCTTTTGAAAATATGTGGGCATCTTCTTTGTTGCTGCGAACAAATGAGTTTTTTTTAGCAGCCCTGCAGCATAATGAAATCGTGTAGTTTTTGCTTAACTTTTTCCGCAAAATATTGCGATTCCTTTTCTTTTTTACTATAATGAGGTCTCAAAATAGGGAAATACTGGTTAATCCGAGGAGTTGTTTATGTCTGCTAAGGAAATACCGATTGAAGAAATCGCTCTGCAAATTATCCTTTCCGTCGGAATTATCGTTATCGCTGCAAAATATCTCGGTCTTTTGGCTAAAAAAATCAATATTCCGCAGGTTGCCGGAGAAATTGTTGCGGGGCTTTTATTGCGGTATCTGCCTTTTTTCCGTAATTTTGGTGGAGTCGAACCGAATATTATTTACGCTGGAACCAACCAATTTATCGAGTATATGTCTGAAATCGGTGTTATTCTAATTATGTTCTCAGCCGGATTAGGTACTAATTTAAAATCGCTGGTTAAATCCGGTGTAAAATCCACCGTGATTGCTGCCTGTGGTGTTATAGTACCATTGGTTTTAGGCACGGCTATGGCATTGGGCTTTTGGGGTTTTGACGGTTTCGGGACGCCTGTATTTTATCAAGCGCTGTTCATCGGTACTATTTTAACGGCAACTTCGGTCAGTATTACCGTTGTTGCATTGAAAGAACTGGGCAAGATAAATTCGGAAGTCGGGCAAACAATTATCAGCGCTGCAATCATTGATGATGTCTTCGGTATTATTGTATTAACAGTTGTACTCGGCGCAAGTTCCGGTACGGGCGATTACCTCGGACTGATGATAAAAACGGCAGCATTCTTTGCCGCTTCGTTGGTCGTGGGATACCTTATTTACCGAATTTTTAAATGGTATGATAATAGGCATCCGCATACCCACCGTATCCCGATTTACGGGTTGGGAGTTGCGTTGATTTTTGCCTATTGTACAGAACGCTTCTTCGGTATCGCCGATATTACCGGTGCGTATGTCGCAGGGGTTGTATTTTGCAACTTGCATGATGCCTCCTATATGGAACAAAAAATAGACATCAATTCGTATATGTTTTTTAGTCCTCTCTTTTTTACCGCTATCGGACTTAAAACGGACTTAAGCGGACTGAATATGAGCTTAATATGGTTTTCGATAGCTTTTGTGCTTGTCGGCTGTATCGCAAAAATCATCGGCTGCGGTGGTTCGGCACTGGCTTTGGGCTTTAAGCGACAGGAATCGCTCCAGATAGGGCTGGGAATGATGGTGCGCGGAGAAGTTGCCCTCATCGTAGCGCAAAAAGGACTTGCCGTCGGTATGGTGAAGGCTGAATATTTTGCACCGGTTATTTTACTGATCATTGTTTCTTCTATGATTGTGCCTATTTTACTCGGAAAAGCATTTTCGGAAAAAAATCTGCCCCCTGCAGGGACACCCGCCATATAGCAGCGTATGGATACGGTATTTTTCGATTCAAAAGCGGAACAATGGGATGCACACCGCACGCGCGTATTGAGAGCGGAAGAGATATATAAAAAAATCATCGCTGAGATAGGCGTTCAGTCTTGCAACAAGGTGCTTGATTTCGGCTGTGGGACGGGCTTGCTCGGATTTCATTTTATCGATCGCGTAGCTGAAGTATCGTTTGCCGATATCTCTGCCGGTATGCTGGAACAGGTACGCAAAAAAGCTGCAATGCTTCGGAGTGGCAATATAAAGACCATCGATTTAACGGAGCATACTGTTACGGAAATGTACGATATTATCGTTTCCCTGTTGGCGCTTCATCATGTTGAAGATGTAGAAAAAACGGTTTGCCATTTGGCTTCTCGTGTTGCCGAAGGCGGATACCTCTGTCTTTCGGATCTTGATCTTGAAGACGGGAGTTTCCATTACCCTGATGCTGCACCCCATAACGGCATAGACCGGAATGCAGTTCTGAATGCTGCCCGTAAGAGTGGTATGTATATTATTTGTAACAAAACGGTATATACTGCGCAAAAGATTATCGATGGCACTGTAAAAACATATCCTATTTTTTTAATCATCGGGAAGCGGGATGCTAACCGCATATAAGGTGATAAGGCATTTCTAAAAACGGATTGTTTTTTAGAGGTTCCCTATAATATCAATACACCTTGATTTTTTTCTTATAGGTACGATATGTTGTACTCATAAAGCTTTTATTAAATAAAAGCCGTACAAATAGCACGGCTTTTATTCGTGCGGAGGGTTTAATACCCCGACGCTCGAGTCGGGGTTGTTGATTTTAACCAGAGTTTGCTCAAGCGCAAACTTGTATATCATAAGCACGTTCTCACTTCGTTACGAACGTGCTTAAAAAGTCAATCGAAAGTTGATACTTTCTTCTTGACTTTTTATAGGAGTTATATATGAATATTTCACCTGAACTTTTAAAAAAGTTTGAAAGTGACTATCGTGCAGACCCGTCGAATGCGATTATTGCAGGGGCTGTCGCCAAGAGCGGTATCGAGGACGCATCATTTAACTATGATGTCCGCCGCCGCCACAATTTTTGCTTTTCTCACGAAACGGAGCGCGGAGAAATTACCAATCAAAAGAAGAGCGGCCGCTGCTGGATGTTTGCTTCGTTGAATGCCGCCCGTGTAGAAATAATGAAAAAGCTTAACTTGGAAACCTTTGAGCTTTCCCAGAACTACACGCTGTTTTGGGATAAACTCGAAAAATCCAATTACTTTTTTGAAAGCATTTTGGAAACCCTTGACGAACCGCTTGAAGGACGGCTGCTCGCGCATTTGCTGGCTAATCCTATTCAGGACGGCGGGCAGTGGGATATGTTTTCCGGTATTCTGCAAAAATACGGCGCTGTGCCTAAGGATGTGATGCCCGAAACCTTCCACTCTTCCGATACGCGCTTCTTTGTTGCCGAATTAACCCATCGCCTCCGCAAATATGCGCAGCTGTTGCGGGACGGGCACAAGGCAGGAAAGTCTATCACAGAGCTTCGCACAGACAAAGAAACCTATCTTTCGTATGTATACAGCTTTCTGGTTAAGGCGCTCGGTGAACCTCCCCGCGTATTCGACTTTGAATGCCGCGATAAGGATAAGAAATTTCACAAAGCAGAGCAGATTACCCCGCAGCAGTTCTTTAAAGAGTATGTCGGCTGGGATTTAAACAATAAAATCAGCTTAATCAATGCGCCGACGGCGGATAAGCCTTACGGCAGAGCTTACACGGTAAAATTCCTCGGTACCGTGAAAGAAGCTGAGCCTATTCACTACATCAATGTGCCGATCGAAGTACTTAAAATGGCGGCTATTGAATCGATTAAGGCGGGTAAGCCGGTCTGGTTCGGCTGCGATATGGGGCCGTATATCTGCCGCCCCGAAGGCATTATGGATACCGAAGTATACCTCTACGATAAAACGCTCGGCGAACTGCCTGAGTTCACCAAAGCGGAACGGCTCGATTACGGCGATAGCCTGCTTACTCACGCAATGGTGTTGACCGGTGTCGATCTGGATAAATCAGGGAAGCCGATTAAATGGCAGGTAGAAAATTCGTGGGGCGACGAATCAGGCAAAAAGGGAATGTTCTCGATGTCCGATGCGTGGTTCGATGAGTATACCTATCAGATTATGGTAGAAAAGACCTTTGTTGAGCAAAAATGGCTCGATGCTTTAAAACAGCCGCTCGTACAGCTTGAGCCGTGGGATCCGATGGGCGCGCTGGCACGGATATAGGAAAGAGGGTTATCAA from the Treponema medium genome contains:
- a CDS encoding cation:proton antiporter, producing the protein MSAKEIPIEEIALQIILSVGIIVIAAKYLGLLAKKINIPQVAGEIVAGLLLRYLPFFRNFGGVEPNIIYAGTNQFIEYMSEIGVILIMFSAGLGTNLKSLVKSGVKSTVIAACGVIVPLVLGTAMALGFWGFDGFGTPVFYQALFIGTILTATSVSITVVALKELGKINSEVGQTIISAAIIDDVFGIIVLTVVLGASSGTGDYLGLMIKTAAFFAASLVVGYLIYRIFKWYDNRHPHTHRIPIYGLGVALIFAYCTERFFGIADITGAYVAGVVFCNLHDASYMEQKIDINSYMFFSPLFFTAIGLKTDLSGLNMSLIWFSIAFVLVGCIAKIIGCGGSALALGFKRQESLQIGLGMMVRGEVALIVAQKGLAVGMVKAEYFAPVILLIIVSSMIVPILLGKAFSEKNLPPAGTPAI
- a CDS encoding class I SAM-dependent DNA methyltransferase, coding for MDTVFFDSKAEQWDAHRTRVLRAEEIYKKIIAEIGVQSCNKVLDFGCGTGLLGFHFIDRVAEVSFADISAGMLEQVRKKAAMLRSGNIKTIDLTEHTVTEMYDIIVSLLALHHVEDVEKTVCHLASRVAEGGYLCLSDLDLEDGSFHYPDAAPHNGIDRNAVLNAARKSGMYIICNKTVYTAQKIIDGTVKTYPIFLIIGKRDANRI
- a CDS encoding aminopeptidase C, which produces MNISPELLKKFESDYRADPSNAIIAGAVAKSGIEDASFNYDVRRRHNFCFSHETERGEITNQKKSGRCWMFASLNAARVEIMKKLNLETFELSQNYTLFWDKLEKSNYFFESILETLDEPLEGRLLAHLLANPIQDGGQWDMFSGILQKYGAVPKDVMPETFHSSDTRFFVAELTHRLRKYAQLLRDGHKAGKSITELRTDKETYLSYVYSFLVKALGEPPRVFDFECRDKDKKFHKAEQITPQQFFKEYVGWDLNNKISLINAPTADKPYGRAYTVKFLGTVKEAEPIHYINVPIEVLKMAAIESIKAGKPVWFGCDMGPYICRPEGIMDTEVYLYDKTLGELPEFTKAERLDYGDSLLTHAMVLTGVDLDKSGKPIKWQVENSWGDESGKKGMFSMSDAWFDEYTYQIMVEKTFVEQKWLDALKQPLVQLEPWDPMGALARI